From one Scophthalmus maximus strain ysfricsl-2021 chromosome 19, ASM2237912v1, whole genome shotgun sequence genomic stretch:
- the srp19 gene encoding signal recognition particle 19 kDa protein, producing the protein MAHLTQNPADKERFICLYPIYINSKKTLAEGRRVPTEKAVENPSCAEIQSVLTAAGMNVYVEDKMHPKEWNRDVQFRGRVRVQLKQEDGVFCQDKFSSRKDLMFYVAEMIPKLKTRTQKSGGADSSSQQGEGGKKSKKKKK; encoded by the exons ATGGCTCATCTCACCCAGAACCCCGCCGACAAGGAGAG GTTCATCTGTCTCTACCCGATCTACATCAACAGTAAGAAGACGCTGGCTGAAGGACGCAGGGTTCCCACAGagaag GCTGTGGAGAATCCGTCCTGCGCTGAGATCCAAAGCGTCCTGACGGCTGCTGGGATGAACGTCTACGTGGAG GACAAAATGCATCCCAAGGAGTGGAACAGGGACGTCCAGTTCAGAGGTCGTGTCAGAGTTCAGCTGAAGCAAGAAGATGGCGTCTTCTGTCAGGACAAATTCAGCTCCC gTAAAGACTTGATGTTTTACGTCGCTGAGATGATCCCGAAGCTCAAGACTCGGACCCAGAAGAGTGGCGGTGCAGACAGCAGCTCTCagcagggagaaggagggaagaagagcaagaagaagaagaaatag